In one Streptomyces sp. T12 genomic region, the following are encoded:
- a CDS encoding bifunctional glycosyltransferase family 2 protein/CDP-glycerol:glycerophosphate glycerophosphotransferase: MPRFSVIVPAYKVQAYLHECLESVLSQSYPDLELIAVDDCSPDASGAIIDEFAARDARVRPVHLAENRGLGPARNAGMAQATGDYLIFLDSDDSLTPDALHAIADRLKETGDPDVLVYDYARTYWTGETIRNQAAARLTEQGPAPFRLADRPGLLRLLMVAWNKAYRREFVEQEGFAFPSGYYEDTPWTYPVLMTAESIATLDRVCVHYRQRRRGGILGTVSPRHFDIFEQYDRVFAYVDQHPELACWRPLLFRRMVDHLVVVFARRDRLPRRSRAQFLRTARTYYRRYRSPGAPVPPRSRVHHTLVRLGLHRTYRALQLTAALVRRTAKLTNRLLKGVRSTALRLHYRIQRRLPLRADRAVFAAHGVRGHGCHPGALEQAFRAHAPGIRTAWIAEAEQHDSVPTGTRRLRPDTAAYWTALARSKYLVHNADFDRRLVKRRGQVLVQTRQGTPLKHMGLDLRERPAAAGDTDFDELLDNVDKWDYVLSANRHSTLIWERVYPGGYTTLEYGSPRADVFQQATSADVARIRESLGIPEGAVAILYAPTHRDYRRTQRTTLDLHHVLCRLGPRFVVLARAHPRHGGPLAPTAGQVIDVTDHPSVESLCLASDALVTDYSSIMFDYADLDRPIVIHADDREAYEAARGTYFDLRSFPPGAVSRSEDELIDIFTTGHWRGSRSAQLRSAFRERFCPYGDGRAAERVVRHVVLGETGRPSVVPLDKRHPVPSPAASLAQSPRATVPQPAGTRTVTESR; the protein is encoded by the coding sequence TTGCCCAGGTTCAGTGTCATTGTCCCCGCGTACAAGGTTCAGGCGTACCTGCACGAGTGCCTGGAATCGGTGCTCTCGCAGTCGTACCCGGATCTCGAACTGATCGCCGTCGACGACTGCTCACCGGACGCGTCCGGCGCGATCATCGACGAGTTCGCGGCCCGCGACGCGCGCGTGCGCCCCGTGCACCTCGCCGAGAACCGGGGGCTGGGGCCCGCCCGCAACGCCGGTATGGCCCAGGCCACCGGCGACTACCTGATCTTCCTCGACAGCGACGACAGCCTCACCCCCGATGCCCTGCACGCGATCGCCGACCGGCTGAAGGAGACCGGCGACCCGGACGTCCTGGTCTACGACTACGCGCGCACCTACTGGACCGGCGAGACGATCCGCAACCAGGCCGCGGCCCGGCTCACCGAACAGGGCCCGGCGCCCTTCCGGCTGGCGGACCGCCCGGGGCTGCTGCGGCTGCTGATGGTGGCCTGGAACAAGGCGTACCGGCGGGAGTTCGTCGAGCAGGAGGGCTTCGCCTTCCCGTCCGGCTATTACGAGGACACGCCCTGGACGTACCCGGTCCTGATGACGGCGGAGTCGATCGCGACCCTGGACCGGGTGTGCGTGCACTACCGGCAGCGGCGCCGGGGCGGCATCCTCGGCACGGTCAGCCCGCGGCACTTCGACATCTTCGAGCAGTACGACCGTGTCTTCGCCTACGTCGACCAGCACCCCGAACTCGCCTGCTGGCGCCCGCTGTTGTTCCGTCGGATGGTCGACCACCTGGTCGTGGTGTTCGCCCGCCGCGACCGCCTGCCGCGCCGCAGCCGCGCCCAGTTCCTGCGCACGGCCCGCACCTACTACCGCCGCTACCGCTCCCCGGGCGCCCCCGTCCCCCCGCGCTCCCGGGTCCACCACACCCTGGTCCGCCTGGGCCTGCACCGCACCTACCGCGCCCTGCAACTGACGGCCGCCCTGGTCCGCCGCACCGCCAAGCTCACCAACCGTCTGCTGAAGGGCGTGCGTTCCACCGCCCTGCGCCTGCACTACCGCATCCAGCGGCGCCTCCCGCTGCGCGCCGACCGCGCCGTCTTCGCCGCCCACGGCGTGCGCGGCCACGGCTGCCACCCGGGCGCCCTGGAGCAGGCCTTCCGCGCGCACGCCCCGGGCATCCGCACGGCCTGGATCGCCGAGGCCGAGCAGCACGACTCCGTCCCCACCGGCACCCGCCGGCTGCGCCCCGACACCGCCGCCTACTGGACGGCCCTCGCCCGCTCCAAGTACCTGGTCCACAACGCCGACTTCGACCGCCGCCTGGTCAAGCGCCGCGGCCAGGTCCTCGTCCAGACCCGGCAGGGCACCCCGCTCAAGCACATGGGCCTGGACCTGCGCGAACGCCCGGCAGCCGCGGGGGACACGGACTTCGACGAACTCCTCGACAACGTCGACAAGTGGGACTACGTCCTGTCCGCCAACCGCCACTCCACCCTGATCTGGGAGCGCGTCTACCCGGGCGGCTACACGACCCTCGAATACGGCAGCCCGCGGGCCGACGTCTTCCAGCAGGCGACTTCGGCGGACGTGGCCCGGATCCGGGAGTCGCTCGGCATCCCCGAGGGCGCGGTCGCGATCCTCTACGCCCCCACCCACCGCGACTACCGGCGCACCCAGCGCACCACCCTCGACCTGCACCACGTCCTGTGCCGACTGGGCCCCCGCTTCGTCGTCCTGGCCCGCGCGCACCCCCGGCACGGCGGCCCCCTCGCCCCCACCGCGGGACAGGTCATCGACGTCACCGACCACCCGAGCGTCGAGTCGCTGTGCCTGGCCTCTGACGCCCTGGTCACCGACTACTCGTCGATCATGTTCGACTACGCCGACCTGGACCGGCCGATCGTGATCCACGCCGACGACCGGGAGGCGTACGAGGCGGCCCGCGGCACCTACTTCGACCTGCGCTCCTTCCCGCCGGGCGCGGTGTCGCGCAGCGAGGACGAGCTGATCGACATCTTCACCACCGGCCACTGGCGCGGCTCGCGCTCCGCCCAGCTGCGGTCGGCGTTCCGCGAGCGTTTCTGCCCGTACGGCGACGGACGCGCCGCCGAGCGGGTCGTCCGCCATGTCGTGCTGGGCGAGACCGGCCGGCCCTCCGTCGTGCCGCTCGACAAGCGCCACCCCGTTCCGTCGCCGGCCGCGTCGCTCGCGCAGTCCCCGCGCGCCACCGTGCCGCAACCCGCGGGCACCCGGACCGTCACCGAGAGCCGCTGA
- a CDS encoding CDP-glycerol glycerophosphotransferase family protein, translating into MPRFSIIVPSHGVAGRLSQALDSVLAQPFGDFELIPVCDAPDSPAAHVAAGYAERDCRVAPVNSPPAAGLAGARNAGLRAAIGDWVLFLDGDDVLVPGALAALDARLGETGDVDVLHFEHERTPWWVGEPTNPAALVQARTPGGVFSPEEAAELTGVQLPAWSAAYRRTFLAEHHLAFPDGHFTDVGFGGLVVLGAARMAVLRQVVVRHLLRRQGNRLGLPGEHHVELLDQAELVLTRAAQQGLSEERRAALFEQLFAAVLKTAAHPGRLPRGRRAFFRRASRLYRRHRPAGFRTPGGSLGVQHRLLASGAYTAFRALRRANQAAARAASCVPRPRGLRTRLRYQLQLRRPLDQNLAVYCAYWGRGYVCNPAAIHAKARELAPHIRAVFVVEADQAHTVPKDVEYAVIGSRKYWDVLARAKYLINNANFADAVVKRKGSVHLSTQHGTPLKKMGADQATYPVVAAATGSFAKLLARVDRWDYNLTSNRHSTEMWESAFPAAHETLEYGYPRNDAYYTSTAGDVARIRRELGVPEGKKALLYAPTHRDHATGFESSLDLQALCEEIGDEYVVLLRAHYFYDQGGARGTGRIIDVTGHRSSEDVCLAADALITDYSSIMFDYANLDRPIVVYADDWDVYRELRGVYFDLMEAPPGRVARTPGELAAVFRDGSWADGEARALRAAFRERFCQFDDGQAAERVVRRVLLGEPPEAIPPVIPLAERIPAPAATTLVRN; encoded by the coding sequence ATGCCCCGCTTCAGCATCATCGTTCCGTCCCATGGGGTCGCGGGCCGGCTGTCCCAGGCGCTGGACTCGGTCCTCGCCCAGCCTTTCGGCGACTTCGAGCTGATCCCGGTCTGCGACGCCCCCGACTCCCCGGCGGCGCACGTCGCCGCCGGGTACGCCGAGCGGGACTGCCGGGTGGCGCCCGTGAACTCGCCGCCGGCGGCCGGGCTGGCCGGGGCGCGCAACGCCGGGCTGCGGGCGGCGATCGGTGACTGGGTGCTGTTCCTGGACGGCGACGACGTGCTGGTGCCGGGCGCTCTGGCGGCGCTGGACGCCCGGCTGGGCGAGACCGGTGACGTGGATGTCCTGCACTTCGAGCACGAGCGGACCCCGTGGTGGGTGGGTGAGCCGACCAATCCGGCCGCGCTCGTGCAGGCGCGGACGCCGGGCGGGGTCTTCTCGCCCGAGGAGGCCGCCGAGCTGACGGGGGTCCAGCTCCCGGCGTGGAGTGCGGCTTACCGGCGGACCTTCCTCGCCGAGCACCACCTCGCCTTTCCCGACGGCCACTTCACCGACGTCGGCTTCGGCGGGCTGGTCGTGCTGGGCGCCGCGCGCATGGCGGTGCTGCGCCAGGTCGTCGTACGGCATCTGCTGCGGCGGCAGGGCAATCGGCTGGGCCTGCCGGGGGAGCACCACGTCGAGCTGCTGGACCAGGCCGAGCTGGTGCTGACGCGGGCGGCCCAGCAGGGGCTGTCCGAGGAGCGGCGCGCGGCGCTGTTCGAGCAGCTCTTCGCCGCCGTACTGAAGACGGCCGCCCATCCGGGACGGCTGCCGCGCGGGCGCCGGGCCTTCTTCCGGCGGGCGAGCAGGCTCTACCGGCGGCACCGTCCCGCCGGGTTCCGGACGCCGGGCGGCAGTCTCGGCGTGCAGCACCGGCTGCTGGCGAGCGGGGCGTATACGGCGTTCCGGGCGCTGCGCCGGGCCAACCAGGCGGCGGCGCGGGCGGCTTCATGCGTGCCGCGTCCGCGCGGGCTGCGCACGCGACTGCGGTACCAGCTCCAGCTGCGGCGGCCGCTGGATCAGAACCTCGCCGTGTACTGCGCGTACTGGGGGCGCGGTTATGTCTGCAATCCGGCCGCGATCCACGCCAAGGCGCGCGAGCTCGCCCCGCACATCCGTGCGGTGTTCGTGGTCGAGGCGGACCAGGCGCACACCGTGCCCAAGGACGTGGAGTACGCCGTCATCGGCAGCCGTAAGTACTGGGACGTGCTGGCCCGCGCCAAGTACCTGATCAACAACGCCAACTTCGCGGACGCCGTCGTCAAGCGCAAGGGCAGCGTGCATCTGTCAACCCAGCACGGCACCCCGCTGAAGAAGATGGGCGCCGACCAGGCGACGTACCCCGTGGTGGCGGCCGCGACCGGCAGCTTCGCCAAACTGCTGGCCCGCGTGGACCGCTGGGACTACAACCTCACCTCCAACCGGCACTCCACGGAGATGTGGGAGAGCGCGTTCCCCGCCGCGCACGAGACCCTCGAGTACGGCTATCCGCGCAACGACGCCTACTACACGTCGACCGCCGGCGACGTCGCCCGCATCCGCCGCGAACTCGGCGTCCCCGAGGGCAAGAAGGCGCTGCTCTACGCGCCCACGCACCGCGACCACGCCACCGGCTTCGAGTCGAGCCTCGACCTTCAGGCGCTGTGCGAGGAGATCGGCGACGAGTACGTCGTGCTGCTGCGCGCCCACTACTTCTACGACCAGGGAGGCGCGCGCGGCACCGGCCGGATCATCGACGTCACCGGGCACCGCTCGTCCGAGGACGTCTGCCTGGCCGCCGACGCGCTGATCACCGACTACTCCTCGATCATGTTCGACTACGCCAATCTGGACCGGCCGATCGTCGTGTACGCGGACGACTGGGACGTCTACCGGGAGCTGCGGGGCGTCTACTTCGACCTGATGGAGGCTCCGCCGGGCCGGGTGGCGCGTACGCCGGGGGAGCTGGCGGCCGTCTTCCGCGACGGCTCGTGGGCGGACGGGGAGGCCAGGGCCCTGCGGGCCGCGTTCCGGGAGCGGTTCTGCCAGTTCGACGACGGGCAGGCGGCCGAGCGGGTCGTACGCCGGGTGCTGCTGGGCGAGCCGCCCGAGGCGATCCCGCCGGTGATCCCGCTCGCCGAGCGCATCCCCGCCCCCGCCGCGACGACCCTCGTGAGGAACTGA
- a CDS encoding bifunctional glycosyltransferase family 2 protein/CDP-glycerol:glycerophosphate glycerophosphotransferase: MPRFSIIVPVFKVQGFLRECLDSVLGQSFTDFEVIAVDDRSPDGCPAILDAYAERDARVRVLHLPENVGLGRARNAGLEQASGDYVLFLDSDDHYTPGLLAAVAARLEATDDPDILVFDHVRTHWWGRGGRSTAADLLAAAGTDTFSVRESPQYLHLFLVAWNKAYRRDFFLKHELRYAPGLYEDAPVTYRSMVLADRIACLERIGVEYRQRRQGAITKTPGRRHFDIFPQYEGLFAFLEERPDLAWARPLLFERALDHMLFVLAREDRVRPADRPDFYREIRSFHARHLPEGFTPPDGWRGKEMRLLATAPYASYAVARGLREVRRVAGAGKRRVTGAASQRAQRAWYAAQSKLPLDPHLAVYSAFSHRGVLGDPAAIHAKAREIAPHIRGVWVVQEDAVDSLPPGTDFVTPGSRRYHEVMARAAYWVNNVNWPGSLTKRPGSVHVQTHQGTPLKYMAADLLTKPGARHGFDVPKMLWRADRWDYSLVANRHSELVWERAYPCHFTSLRTGSPRNDVLVGAGPDAGEAARARLGVPAGDTVVLYAPTRREYRRGGHVDRIDLARFAADLGAGHTLVVRLHPSLAQGTARGMGLADLHRRGVLIDATDVPHVEDVLLAANVLVTDYSALMFDYANLDRPIVIHADDWGAYAASRGAYFDITSDAPGHVSRSYRELAWLFASGTWQDGESARLRAGFRERFCEFDDGLAAERVVRTLMLGESMPERPSGVRRVPAPADARAHSMR, translated from the coding sequence GTGCCCCGCTTCAGCATCATCGTCCCCGTCTTCAAGGTGCAGGGCTTCCTGCGGGAGTGCCTGGACTCGGTGCTCGGGCAGTCGTTCACCGACTTCGAGGTGATCGCCGTCGACGACCGCTCCCCCGACGGCTGCCCCGCCATCCTGGACGCCTACGCCGAGCGCGACGCACGCGTGCGCGTGCTGCACCTGCCGGAGAACGTCGGCCTCGGCCGGGCCCGCAACGCCGGTCTGGAGCAGGCGAGCGGCGACTACGTCCTCTTCCTCGACAGCGACGACCACTACACGCCGGGCCTGCTGGCCGCCGTCGCCGCGCGTCTGGAGGCGACCGACGACCCGGACATCCTGGTCTTCGACCACGTGCGCACCCACTGGTGGGGCCGCGGCGGCCGGAGCACGGCGGCGGACCTGCTGGCCGCGGCCGGCACGGACACCTTCAGCGTCCGTGAGAGCCCGCAGTATCTGCATCTGTTCCTGGTCGCCTGGAACAAGGCGTACCGGCGGGACTTCTTCCTCAAGCACGAGCTGCGCTACGCGCCGGGCCTGTACGAGGACGCGCCCGTCACCTACCGCTCGATGGTGCTGGCCGACCGCATCGCCTGCCTGGAACGGATCGGGGTCGAGTACCGGCAGCGCCGGCAGGGTGCGATCACCAAGACGCCGGGGCGGCGGCACTTCGACATCTTTCCGCAGTACGAGGGCCTGTTCGCGTTCCTCGAAGAGCGCCCGGACCTGGCGTGGGCGCGTCCGCTGCTGTTCGAGCGGGCCCTGGACCACATGCTGTTCGTGCTGGCGAGGGAGGACCGGGTCAGGCCCGCGGACCGGCCGGACTTCTACCGTGAGATCCGCTCCTTCCACGCCCGCCACCTTCCGGAAGGCTTCACCCCGCCCGACGGCTGGCGCGGCAAGGAGATGCGGCTGCTGGCGACGGCGCCCTACGCGTCGTACGCCGTGGCTCGCGGTCTGCGCGAGGTGCGCAGGGTGGCGGGGGCCGGCAAGCGGCGCGTGACGGGGGCGGCCTCGCAGCGGGCCCAACGGGCCTGGTACGCGGCCCAGTCGAAGCTTCCGCTCGATCCGCACCTGGCCGTCTACTCGGCGTTCTCGCATCGCGGGGTGCTGGGCGATCCGGCGGCGATCCACGCCAAGGCCCGCGAGATCGCCCCGCACATCAGGGGTGTGTGGGTCGTCCAGGAGGACGCGGTCGACTCGCTGCCTCCCGGCACCGACTTCGTGACGCCGGGCTCGCGGCGCTACCACGAGGTCATGGCGCGGGCCGCGTACTGGGTGAACAACGTCAACTGGCCCGGCAGCCTGACCAAGCGTCCCGGCAGCGTCCACGTCCAGACCCATCAGGGCACCCCGCTCAAGTACATGGCGGCCGACCTGCTGACCAAGCCCGGCGCCCGGCACGGCTTCGACGTGCCGAAGATGCTGTGGCGGGCCGACCGCTGGGACTACAGCCTGGTGGCCAACCGGCACTCGGAGCTGGTGTGGGAGCGGGCGTATCCGTGTCACTTCACGTCGCTGCGGACGGGGAGTCCGCGCAATGACGTGCTGGTCGGCGCCGGCCCGGACGCCGGCGAGGCCGCCCGTGCGCGGCTCGGCGTCCCCGCCGGTGACACGGTCGTGTTGTACGCGCCGACCCGTCGCGAGTACCGCAGGGGCGGCCATGTCGACCGGATCGATCTCGCCCGGTTCGCCGCGGACCTCGGCGCGGGCCACACGCTCGTCGTACGCCTGCATCCGTCGCTGGCGCAGGGCACGGCACGCGGGATGGGCCTGGCCGATCTGCACCGGCGGGGCGTGCTGATCGACGCGACGGACGTGCCGCATGTCGAGGACGTGCTGCTCGCCGCCAATGTGCTGGTCACCGACTACTCGGCCCTGATGTTCGACTACGCCAACCTGGACCGGCCGATCGTGATCCACGCCGACGACTGGGGGGCGTACGCGGCGAGCAGGGGCGCCTACTTCGACATCACCTCCGACGCGCCGGGTCATGTGTCCCGCTCCTACCGGGAGTTGGCGTGGCTGTTCGCGTCCGGGACGTGGCAGGACGGGGAGTCGGCGCGGTTGCGGGCGGGGTTCCGGGAGCGGTTCTGCGAGTTCGACGACGGGTTGGCCGCGGAGCGGGTCGTACGGACGTTGATGCTGGGTGAGTCGATGCCGGAGCGTCCGAGCGGGGTGCGGCGGGTGCCGGCCCCGGCGGACGCGAGGGCTCACTCGATGAGGTGA
- a CDS encoding organic hydroperoxide resistance protein: MDALYTAVATATHGREGRAVSNDGKIDLALGMPVELGGNGQGTNPEQLFAAGYAACFGSALGLVGRQAKVDVSDAAVTAEVGIGKQGEGFGLKVSLRVELPDTLDEATGRKLVEQAHQVCPYSNATRGNIEVDLVIE, encoded by the coding sequence ATGGACGCGCTCTACACCGCTGTCGCCACCGCCACCCACGGCCGCGAGGGTCGCGCCGTCTCCAACGACGGCAAGATCGACCTCGCGCTGGGCATGCCGGTGGAGCTGGGCGGCAACGGCCAGGGCACCAACCCGGAGCAGCTGTTCGCCGCCGGTTACGCCGCCTGCTTCGGCAGCGCCCTCGGCCTCGTCGGCCGCCAGGCCAAGGTCGACGTCTCCGACGCCGCCGTCACCGCCGAGGTCGGCATAGGCAAGCAGGGCGAGGGCTTCGGTCTGAAGGTGAGCCTGCGCGTGGAGCTGCCCGACACCCTGGACGAGGCGACCGGCCGCAAGCTGGTCGAGCAGGCCCACCAGGTCTGCCCGTACTCCAACGCCACCCGCGGCAACATCGAGGTCGACCTCGTCATCGAGTAA
- a CDS encoding MarR family winged helix-turn-helix transcriptional regulator, which translates to MTSTPTADWLRLDQQICFSLNAASRAFGGVYRLVLKDLGLTYPQYLVMLVLWEHGDLPVKKLGEHLRLDSGTLSPLLKRLEAAGLVRRERSARDERSVEVRLTEEGAALRERALQVPRRIATATGFDMDEIRELRARLDQLTEALDAAAVEEAAAPGRGS; encoded by the coding sequence ATGACGAGCACGCCCACAGCCGACTGGCTCCGCCTCGACCAGCAGATCTGCTTCTCCCTGAACGCCGCGTCGCGCGCCTTCGGCGGCGTCTACCGCTTGGTGCTGAAGGACCTGGGGCTCACCTATCCGCAGTACCTGGTGATGCTGGTGCTGTGGGAGCACGGCGACCTGCCCGTGAAGAAGCTCGGCGAACACCTGCGCCTCGACTCCGGCACCCTGTCGCCGCTGCTCAAGCGGCTGGAGGCGGCCGGACTGGTACGCCGGGAGCGCAGCGCCCGCGACGAGCGCTCGGTGGAGGTGCGGCTGACGGAGGAGGGGGCCGCGCTGCGCGAGCGGGCCCTGCAGGTACCGCGCCGGATCGCCACCGCGACGGGCTTCGACATGGACGAGATCCGCGAGCTGCGGGCACGGCTGGATCAGCTCACGGAGGCGCTGGATGCGGCGGCGGTGGAGGAGGCCGCGGCTCCGGGGCGGGGCTCGTAG
- a CDS encoding glycosyltransferase family A protein has translation MHPHAPRTPRGPQVGIVVIGYNDAAHVTTAVRSALAQGPVVREVVAVDDCSTDGSAELLARLAATEPRVKVVRRRVNSGGCGSPRNTGLDRVTSPYVMFLDSDDVLPPGAVDALLAAATGADAEVAGGLCVRRELPGRREVPWQAPLYAAHAVFERPAQRRRLVHDTLCVNKLYRTDFLRDHGIRFPEGRFPYEDFVFTARVLAAGPRLALIPDRVYIWHVRRSADRLSISLDRAGITNWQARTEASRLAYDILLGAGQKELAREARAKFLDHDLRMYARELGLHDTPYQRAWWAHTRAHLAEYDASDWAHNPAAPGRLIGRVVLASPEPRDLPRLRDLASRPARLLPPYAHTPDGTPVWSTTLPEVQLEPLLTRPVRLLPLAVDAELRPRARTALLRLRLHELYGRVAQAGPEALEVEWRCRATGRATVPRTSVALTPSADGVWSAETTVDWAAFGNPGRWGAGTWDLRLRVRFQGGAYREVTAHALTSAGLLRRRAVVGAGHAVVLVQPYATHSGALALRVAPGLRGVMSVVRGRLRRLLH, from the coding sequence ATGCACCCTCACGCCCCCCGCACCCCTCGCGGCCCACAGGTCGGCATCGTCGTCATCGGCTACAACGACGCCGCGCATGTGACGACGGCCGTCCGCTCGGCGTTGGCGCAGGGTCCCGTGGTCCGTGAGGTCGTCGCCGTCGACGACTGCTCGACGGACGGGAGCGCGGAACTGCTCGCCCGTCTCGCCGCGACCGAACCGCGTGTGAAGGTGGTCCGGCGCCGGGTCAACAGCGGCGGCTGCGGCAGCCCGCGCAACACCGGGCTCGACCGGGTGACCTCGCCGTACGTGATGTTCCTGGACAGCGACGACGTACTCCCGCCGGGTGCGGTGGACGCGCTGCTCGCGGCGGCGACGGGGGCGGACGCGGAGGTGGCGGGCGGTCTGTGTGTGCGGCGGGAGCTGCCCGGCCGGCGCGAGGTGCCCTGGCAGGCGCCCCTCTACGCCGCGCACGCCGTGTTCGAGCGCCCCGCGCAGCGCCGACGTCTGGTCCACGACACGCTCTGCGTCAACAAGCTCTACCGCACCGACTTCCTGCGCGACCACGGCATCCGCTTCCCCGAAGGCCGCTTCCCCTACGAGGACTTCGTCTTCACCGCGCGCGTGCTCGCCGCCGGGCCGCGCCTCGCGCTCATCCCGGACCGCGTGTACATCTGGCACGTACGCCGCAGCGCCGACCGGCTGTCGATCTCCCTGGACCGCGCCGGGATCACCAACTGGCAGGCGCGTACGGAGGCGAGCCGGCTGGCGTACGACATCCTGCTGGGCGCCGGGCAGAAGGAGCTCGCCCGGGAGGCGCGCGCCAAGTTCCTCGACCACGATCTGCGGATGTACGCACGCGAGTTGGGGTTGCACGACACGCCCTACCAGCGCGCGTGGTGGGCACACACGCGGGCGCACCTCGCCGAGTACGACGCGTCCGACTGGGCCCACAACCCCGCCGCACCCGGCCGCCTCATCGGCCGCGTCGTCCTGGCCTCCCCCGAGCCCCGCGACCTGCCCCGCCTCAGGGACCTGGCCTCCCGCCCGGCCCGCCTCCTGCCTCCGTATGCCCACACCCCCGACGGCACCCCTGTCTGGTCGACCACCTTGCCCGAGGTCCAGCTGGAGCCACTGCTGACCCGCCCCGTCCGCCTCCTCCCCCTCGCCGTCGACGCGGAACTGCGCCCACGCGCGCGTACCGCCCTCCTCCGGCTACGCCTGCACGAGCTGTACGGCCGGGTGGCGCAGGCGGGGCCGGAGGCGCTGGAGGTGGAGTGGCGGTGCCGGGCGACGGGGCGCGCGACGGTTCCGCGTACGTCGGTGGCGCTCACACCCTCGGCCGACGGCGTCTGGTCGGCCGAGACGACGGTCGACTGGGCGGCGTTCGGGAACCCGGGCAGGTGGGGGGCGGGCACGTGGGACCTGCGGCTGCGCGTGCGCTTCCAAGGCGGCGCGTACCGCGAGGTCACGGCGCACGCCCTCACGAGCGCCGGTCTACTGCGCCGTCGCGCCGTAGTCGGCGCGGGCCACGCCGTAGTACTCGTACAGCCATACGCCACACACTCCGGAGCACTGGCACTACGCGTGGCCCCGGGTTTACGGGGAGTCATGTCGGTGGTCCGCGGCAGACTCCGCCGCCTGCTTCACTGA
- the galE gene encoding UDP-glucose 4-epimerase GalE, with protein MTWLITGGAGYIGAHVVRAMTEAGEQAVVYDDLSTGIADRVPDGVPLVVGSTLDGERVARALADHGVTGVVHLAAKKQVGESVDLPLHYYRENVEGLRVLLEAVTAADVPSFVFSSSAAVYGMPDVDLVTEETPCVPMSPYGETKLAGEWLVRATGRATGLSTASLRYFNVAGAAAPELADTGVFNLIPMVFEKLTENAPPRIFGDDYPTPDGTCIRDYIHVVDLAEAHVATARALQSSPGHSLTLNIGRGEGVSVREMIDMINAITGYDRPPTTTPRRPGDPSRVVASADRIATELGWKAKHDVQDMIASAWEGWVRVHPGAARG; from the coding sequence ATGACCTGGCTGATCACCGGCGGCGCCGGTTACATCGGGGCGCACGTCGTACGGGCGATGACCGAGGCGGGCGAGCAAGCCGTGGTGTACGACGACCTGTCCACCGGCATCGCCGACCGCGTACCCGACGGCGTCCCGCTGGTCGTGGGCTCGACCCTGGACGGCGAGCGCGTCGCCCGCGCCCTGGCCGACCACGGCGTGACCGGTGTGGTCCACCTCGCGGCGAAGAAGCAGGTCGGCGAGTCGGTCGACCTCCCCCTGCACTACTACCGGGAGAACGTCGAGGGCCTGCGCGTCCTGCTGGAGGCCGTGACGGCGGCGGACGTACCGTCCTTCGTCTTCTCCTCCTCGGCGGCGGTGTACGGCATGCCGGACGTCGACCTCGTGACGGAGGAGACGCCGTGCGTGCCGATGTCGCCGTACGGCGAGACCAAGCTGGCGGGCGAGTGGCTGGTCCGCGCGACGGGCCGCGCCACGGGCCTGTCGACGGCATCGCTCCGCTACTTCAACGTGGCCGGCGCGGCCGCCCCGGAGCTCGCCGACACCGGCGTCTTCAACCTCATCCCCATGGTCTTCGAGAAGCTCACGGAGAACGCGCCCCCGCGCATCTTCGGCGACGACTACCCGACCCCCGACGGCACCTGCATCCGCGACTACATCCACGTCGTCGACCTGGCCGAGGCCCACGTGGCCACGGCCCGCGCCCTGCAGTCCTCCCCCGGTCACTCCCTCACCCTCAACATCGGCCGGGGGGAGGGCGTCTCGGTCCGCGAGATGATCGACATGATCAACGCCATCACCGGTTACGACCGCCCCCCGACCACCACCCCCCGCCGCCCCGGCGACCCGTCCCGCGTCGTCGCCTCCGCCGACCGCATCGCGACCGAGTTGGGTTGGAAGGCCAAGCACGACGTCCAGGACATGATCGCTTCGGCTTGGGAGGGGTGGGTGCGGGTGCATCCGGGGGCGGCGCGGGGGTGA
- a CDS encoding ATP-binding protein has product MELTPHARIQPPHPTPRHLPRVVRDFVTSVLHAQRLGGIVDDAALCVSELVTNSCVHAAATGAGLLVVTNPAGVRATVFDADVTLPVMKEGYDAESGRGLWILDSLTDGRWGAARGGWRTGHRSGEGGKGVWFELGTGPSGWGR; this is encoded by the coding sequence TTGGAGCTGACCCCCCATGCCCGAATACAGCCTCCGCATCCCACCCCACGCCACCTCCCCCGCGTCGTCCGTGACTTCGTCACCTCCGTGCTGCATGCGCAGCGACTCGGCGGCATCGTCGACGATGCGGCGCTCTGCGTCTCGGAGTTGGTCACCAACTCCTGCGTTCATGCGGCCGCAACCGGTGCCGGGCTCCTCGTCGTCACCAACCCGGCCGGCGTGCGCGCGACGGTCTTCGACGCGGATGTGACCCTGCCTGTGATGAAGGAGGGGTACGACGCCGAGAGTGGGCGCGGGCTGTGGATCCTCGACTCGCTCACCGATGGGAGGTGGGGAGCCGCGCGTGGAGGGTGGCGCACGGGGCACAGAAGCGGCGAGGGTGGGAAGGGCGTCTGGTTCGAACTCGGGACGGGTCCGTCCGGGTGGGGACGATGA